The genomic interval CCATGCGACAGAAAGCATATGCCCTGATCGTGGAGAACGGGCGCCTGCTGCTGGTCCGGTACTACTACCCCAAGGAGAACGCCTGGTACTGGAATTTCCCCGGGGGTACGGTGGAGCCGGGCGAGACCCTGGAAGAGGCCCTGCGGAGAGAGCTGATGGAGGAGTGCTCCGTGGAGGTGGAGGTCGGCCCCATGGTCCTCCGCGAGGCGCCGCCCGGCCGGGACTACGTCCGGCACTTCTTCCGGTGCCGCATCAAGAGCGGCCGGCCGAAGGTGGGTGCAGACCCGGCGACCAACGACTCCATCGGCGCGCTGGCATGGGTTGACCTGACCGACCCGGGAGCCTGTGGGGGCTGGGGTCGGCGGAACCTGCCGCAGGTGGCCAGGGTGCTGGGCTTCACGCCCCGCCGGCGGAGCCGGCTGCCCCTGCCGGTGCCGAAGCGGGCGGCGCAGAAGTAGCGGGAGAGGGCGTTGCGGAGGAGGGAGCACGCGGTGTCGGTCCAGGTGTTCGGTGCCCGCCCGTGGGCGAAGTGGGTACTGGCCGGGCTGGCCGCGCTGATGGTCCTGCAGCACTACGCACTGTGGGAGCTGGACGGGAGAGAGGTAGAACCGTTCAACATCATCATGTTTCTGGGCGTGGCGGGGCTGCTGAGCGACAACGGCCGCTGCACGGTTCTGGCCGGGCCGGTGCTCCGCCTGGTGCGGGGCCTGTGGACGAACTTGATCCCCCTGGCCACCGCCGAGGTGAAGGGGCTGAGGACCGGCTGGCAGATTCGCTGGGCAGACGGCCGCAATGTACGGCGGCTCTCACTGGTCACCGCCCCGGAGTTCCGCGAGGCGGTCGAAAGGGCGGTGGAGCAGGCCAGGACGGCCCCTCCCGGTTCGGTGCCGCGGACGGTACAGGAGGCAAGGCAGGCCGTGCCGCTGTTCCTGCGCACGGCCGCCTGGGAGCGTTCCCTGGCTCTCCAGCTGTCGCTTGTGGCGCTGGCACTCCTCGCCATCTGGCTTGATCATCCGGTGTTCCTGCTTGGGGCGCCGGTCATCATCTGGCTTCAGGACCGCGTTCTCTCCGGTACGACCCTGGTGCTGTGCGATGGCACCCTATGGTTTCTCGGGGAGGGAGGGCCGGTTTACCAGATCCCGCTGTCGTCCGTCCGCTCGGTCGAGCCGCGGGGACGGCGGCGGGTCCTGCTGGAGCTGGATGACCTGGAGTATCCCGTGTTGAAGCTGGCCCGGTACTACGAGGGTGTGGATGTCCTCGTGCAGCTGCAGAAGGCCCTCGCGGGCGAGCCGCTCTTCACCCGTCAGGCCGGTGCGGAGCGGGCAGACCACGCCGGAGGGCTGCAGGGTGAGGACGGTCCCCTCCGTTGCGCCCTCTGCGGGCGGCCCGAACCCGGAAGCCGGGCCACGGGTGGCGTACACATCTGCGAGCGGTGCCAGCACAGGGCCCGCTACGAGGCGCAGGAAGCAGGCCACGGCCTGCAGGGCAGGGAGCCGCAGCCCATGTGAGGGCGGCGGCTCCCTCTTGCATACACATGCATTCCGTAGTATTATTATGCAATCATACCGCGGGAGGCGGGATCGTTGAACCAGATGGCGCTGGACAAGGCCGCGGTGCTGGCCGAGGCGCTGCCGTACATCCGACAGTTCTCGGGCAAGACGGTGGTCATCAAATACGGCGGTGCGGCCATGGCCGCGGCGGACCTGAAGGCCGCCGTCATGCAGGACATCGCCCTGATGAAGTACGTGGGGATGCACCCCATCGTGGTCCACGGCGGGGGGCCGGAGGTCTCCGGCATGGCGAAGCAGATGGGCATCGAGCCCCGGTTCGTCGACGGCCTCAGGGTCACCGACGCAGCCACGATGGCCATCGCCCAGATGGTGCTGGTGGGCAAGACCAACCGCGAGATCGTCACCCACCTGGTCGAGCAGGGCGTGAAGGCGGTGGGCCTGTCGGGACAGGACGGCGGCCTGATCCGGGCCGTCCGGCACCTGCACCGCTCCCGGACCGGCGAGATGGTGGACCTGGGCTTCGTCGGCGACGTCGCCGCCGTCGACACCGCGGTGCTGGAGACCCTGACCGCGGCCGGGTACGTGCCGGTGATCGCTCCCATCGGCCTCGGGCCGGGGGGCCAGCCGTACAACATCAACGCCGACACGGTGGCCGGTGCCATCGCGGCGGCGCTGAAGGCGGAGAAGCTGGTGCTGCTCACCGACGTGGAGGGCGTCCGGGCCGACAAGGACGACCCCGGGAGCCTCCTGAGCCGGGTGACGGCGCAGGAGGTGCAGGGCTGGATCGCCCGCGGCAAGCTGGAGGGCGGGATGATCCCCAAGCTGCAGTGCTGCATCACCGCCCTGGAGGGCGGGGTCAACCGGGTGCACATCATCGACGGCCGGGTGCCCCACAGCCTGCTCCTCGAGATCTTCACCGACGAGGGCGTGGGCACGATGGTGATCAAGTAGCGCAGGCCGATGGGAGAGGAGTGAACGGCGGGCATGAATGGAACGCAGAGCGCAGCGCTGATGGCCCGGGCCGATGCGTACCTCATGAACACCTACGGGCGCTATCCGATCGCCCTGGTGCGGGGCGAGGGCGTGCGGTGCTGGGACGCGGACGGCAAGGAGTACCTGGACTTCCTCGGGGGCATCGCGGTCAACGTGCTGGGCCACGCCCATCCTGCGGTGGTTGCGGCGATCACGGCCCAGGCGTCAGCCCTCATCCACTGCTCCAACCTGTACTACAGCGCGCCGATGGCCGAGCTGGCTGAACTCCTTACCCACAACGGCGGGCTCGACCGGGTCTTCCTGTGTAACTCGGGCGCCGAGGCCAACGAGGGTGCGATCAAGCTGGCGCGCAAGTACCAGTGGCGCCGCGGGTTCACCGCGAAGAACCGGATCGTCTCGCTCACCCACTCCTTCCATGGCCGCACCCTGGCCACCGTCACGGCCACGGCCAAGCCGGCGATCCAGGAGGGGTTCGGCCCGCTGCCGGAGGGCTTCGACTACGCGGAGGCCGGCGACGTGGCAGCGCTCAAGGCCGCGGTGACGGACCGGACCGCGGCGGTCATCGTGGAGCCCGTCCAGGGCGAGGGCGGCGTGATGCCGCTCTCCCGGGAGTTCCTGCAGGCGGCGCGGGCCGTCTGCGACGAGCACGGGGCCCTGCTGATCTTCGACGAGATCCAGTGCGGCATGGGCCGGGTGGGCAGCCTCTTCGCCTACCAGGCTTTCGGGGTGAGGCCCGACGTGATCACGCTGGCCAAGGGGCTCGGCGGCGGCGTGCCCATCGGCGCCGTGTGCGCCACGGCGGAGGCGGCCTCCGGTTTCGCCCCGGGCGACCACGGCTCCACCTTCGGCGGCAACCCGCTGGCCTGCGCAGCCGCGGTGGCCACGCTGAGGACCATGCTGGCGGAGGACCTGCCGGCCCGGGCGAGGGCGATGGGCGAGTACCTGCTGGCCGGGCTGAGGCGGCTGCAGGCCAAGTACCCGGGACTGGTGAAGGCCGTCCGGGGCATGGGGCTGATGCTCGGGATGGAGCTTGCGCAGCCCGCTGCCCCGGTGCTGGCGAAGTGCCACGAACTCGGGCTGCTGGTCAACGTGACCGCCGGCACCGTGGTACGGCTGCTGCCGCCCTACATCATCACCGAGGCGGACGCCGACCGGGCCCTGGAGATCCTGGACCAGGCGCTGGCGGCGGCGGGAGCGGCGGCGTAGGTGGGCAGTGGTCGGGTAGAATGGTACGGGCCCGGTTGCGCATACCGGGCCGGCGGCCGCTGATAGATATCACAGGGGGACCTGCTGGCAAGTTCGCAGGTCCCCCTGCGCTTGCCGGCGGGGAGGCAGGGGCAGGTACTGTCCCCCGGCGGATCCAGCGCCTCCCACGTCTTGGCCATGCATCCGGGTATCCGGCGCTCGCACGCCTTGCCAACCCTCCTGCGGGCCTGGCGCTCCCATGCCTGCCATCCCCCCGCAGGTCCTGCCCCCGCAAACCTCGCCGATCCCCCTGCCTGCCCCATGTTCGTGCCAACCTTTGGAAGGAGTCCACTGCAAAGCATCGAAGACCAAAGTGTGCGCAATAGTGAAACCCGTAACAGCGAGGAGGCAGGGACGTGCACGCACGGCCGCGCATGCGCAGGAGGAGGAGCAGGGCCCGGCGGGCGCTGCTGATCGCGGTGGTGATCCTGGTCGCACTGGTGCTGGTGGGACTCGCGGCGATACCCCCGTACATCATGGGCCCGATGATCGACGGGCACGTGGACTTCACGCGGACCTATGCGGCAGAGGAGTTCGGCATCGCGGCCGAGCGGGTCGACCTCACCACCCAGGACGGCCTCCGCATCGCCGCCTACGAGGTGCGGCAGCCAAACCCCAAGGCCGTGCTCATCTTCCTCTCCGGCATCCAGAACCCGTCGGTCACGGCCTTCTTCGGCCACGCCCGGTGGCTGGGGGAGCACGGGTACGCCTCCCTGCTCGTCGAGATGCGTGCGCACGGCGAGAGCGAGGGCCAGCTGATCACCCTCGGGCACAGGGAGCACCTGGACGTCCGGGCGGCCGTGGACCACATCCGCACCAGCGGCGCGTACGACGGCGTGCCCATCGTCGTCTACGGCCTCTCCATGGGCGGCGCCACCGCCATCAACGCGGCGGGCGAGATCCCCGAGATCGCAGGCGTGATCAGCATGTCGGCCTTCTCGTCGTGGCCAGACGTGTTCGCGGACAACATGCGCCTCCAGGGGGCGCCCTCCTGGCTGGCCGAGGCGGAGAGGCCGTTCGTGGCGGCCTACACCGCGCTCAAGTCCGGCCTCGCCACCGCGGGCGTCACGCCTCTCCGGGAGATCGCGAAGCTGGGCGAGCGGCCGGCGCTCCTCATCCACTCCACGGGCGACAGCCAGGTGCCCTTCGCCAGCTTCGAGCGGCTGGTGGCCAACGCCCCGGGGCACGTGGAGACCTGGGTGGTCGACGGCGACCGCCACCTCATCATCGACGACTACGAGCGCCCCGAGCGCGATGGCGCGTATGCCGCGACGATCCTGGGCTTCCTGGAGCGCCACTGGGGTGGTGAATAGCGCCTCCGCGGCGGTAGGCCATGCGGTATCGGAGGGGACCTGCGAGCGTGTTCGCAGGTCCCCTCACAGCGTTCATGCAGTTGCCACAAATCGACTACGCCTCGTCTTCAGCCTCCGTCGTCGCCGCCACGGGCACCGGCTCGGGCTCCGGCACCTCCGCGGTGATCTCGGCCACCTTGGTGTCGAGGCCCGGGATCTTCTTCATCAGGTCCTGGATCGAGAGGCCGGTCAGCCCCTCCAGCACCGTCGGGGCGGTGGCCACCAGCTTGGCGATGTCGCCCATGAACTTGTTGACGCCCACCTCGGCCCCCTGGCCCTGGGAGAGGATCGTGACCTTGTCGATGCGGGACAGCGGCTCGGCGGCGGCCCGCATCAGCTCGGGCAGCACGGGCATCAGCTTGTCGAGGATGGCGGCCTGGCCGTACTCCTTGTACGCCTCGGCCTTGATGCGCATGGCCTCGGCCTCCGCCCGGCCCTTGGCCAGGATGACGTCGGCCTCGGCAAGGCCCTTCTGCTTCACGACCTCGGCCTCGGCCTCACCGGACATCCGGATGGCCTTCGCCTGGGCCTCGGCCTCGATCTCCATCTTGCGGGCCTGGGCCTGCGCCAGGGCCTCCTGCTTCTGCCGCTCGATCTCGGCCTGCTTCAGCACGGTGGCGATGAGCTCCTTCTCACGCCGCA from Symbiobacterium terraclitae carries:
- a CDS encoding NUDIX domain-containing protein — encoded protein: MRQKAYALIVENGRLLLVRYYYPKENAWYWNFPGGTVEPGETLEEALRRELMEECSVEVEVGPMVLREAPPGRDYVRHFFRCRIKSGRPKVGADPATNDSIGALAWVDLTDPGACGGWGRRNLPQVARVLGFTPRRRSRLPLPVPKRAAQK
- a CDS encoding acetylornithine transaminase, which translates into the protein MNGTQSAALMARADAYLMNTYGRYPIALVRGEGVRCWDADGKEYLDFLGGIAVNVLGHAHPAVVAAITAQASALIHCSNLYYSAPMAELAELLTHNGGLDRVFLCNSGAEANEGAIKLARKYQWRRGFTAKNRIVSLTHSFHGRTLATVTATAKPAIQEGFGPLPEGFDYAEAGDVAALKAAVTDRTAAVIVEPVQGEGGVMPLSREFLQAARAVCDEHGALLIFDEIQCGMGRVGSLFAYQAFGVRPDVITLAKGLGGGVPIGAVCATAEAASGFAPGDHGSTFGGNPLACAAAVATLRTMLAEDLPARARAMGEYLLAGLRRLQAKYPGLVKAVRGMGLMLGMELAQPAAPVLAKCHELGLLVNVTAGTVVRLLPPYIITEADADRALEILDQALAAAGAAA
- a CDS encoding alpha/beta hydrolase, whose product is MHARPRMRRRRSRARRALLIAVVILVALVLVGLAAIPPYIMGPMIDGHVDFTRTYAAEEFGIAAERVDLTTQDGLRIAAYEVRQPNPKAVLIFLSGIQNPSVTAFFGHARWLGEHGYASLLVEMRAHGESEGQLITLGHREHLDVRAAVDHIRTSGAYDGVPIVVYGLSMGGATAINAAGEIPEIAGVISMSAFSSWPDVFADNMRLQGAPSWLAEAERPFVAAYTALKSGLATAGVTPLREIAKLGERPALLIHSTGDSQVPFASFERLVANAPGHVETWVVDGDRHLIIDDYERPERDGAYAATILGFLERHWGGE
- the argB gene encoding acetylglutamate kinase — translated: MALDKAAVLAEALPYIRQFSGKTVVIKYGGAAMAAADLKAAVMQDIALMKYVGMHPIVVHGGGPEVSGMAKQMGIEPRFVDGLRVTDAATMAIAQMVLVGKTNREIVTHLVEQGVKAVGLSGQDGGLIRAVRHLHRSRTGEMVDLGFVGDVAAVDTAVLETLTAAGYVPVIAPIGLGPGGQPYNINADTVAGAIAAALKAEKLVLLTDVEGVRADKDDPGSLLSRVTAQEVQGWIARGKLEGGMIPKLQCCITALEGGVNRVHIIDGRVPHSLLLEIFTDEGVGTMVIK